The Cryptococcus gattii WM276 chromosome F, complete sequence genome segment GTCCTTGTTCCTTATTGGTTTGAATTGATAGAAAATATTTTCTTGGGATGATTTCATGCTTCTATTATTTGCATTCCCAATTTCACCACCTTACGTCTTATACATCTATGACTTCCATCACTCGGTAACCCTGGCTGGTTGCTTATTCAGTTATAAAATCTGTAACAAGGTCCAAGTTCTGAGACACAGCATCTTGTGAGTGATGCGCAATCGGGATGAAAGGCAACAGGGCACGGAGCACTGGTTCCTGGGTTCTGGCTGGGCAGATATTGATAGTGGGTACGTGCTTTGTTCATCCAGTACTAACCAGTAACTAGTAACGTACTTTAGTATCCGCCAGCATAGCGAAGGGGGTCGGTCTTGGTCCGAATCGGTTATGGTCTATTCCATGTTGTTTGAGACGCCCTTGCGCCTTGCGCCCTCTCTACGCCCTTCAACAAGTTCGACTCCGATCTTCCTTCGCCGCCATCTGCAAATGGAACTGGCGTGTTGATGACATCAAATCATCGTTCAAATACCCTTAAGCCATGTTGGCCAGCACCATGTTGCGCCTACATCATTATAGGAATATCTCTGATTACCGCAATCTTAACATAGTAACCAATTGTCTCCTTTTTCATAGGTTAAAGGCCTCCATATCCGTGGCAGCATGACCTACAGCATCATCAAATGCAAGAACAGGACGACATAAATCATAAGGAGACCTCGTTAGTACTGTGTAAACTCGGTGGATGGATGAAATGCTCGAGCCGTTGATAGTTCCACTGGGTGATTCAGTATTGATAGTGAacggagaagaagaataatTCAGGAAACAGAGCCAGGCATCTCCTGTTCATCACCGACCTTTCTACTGTTTACTTCTTGCAACCTCCCTACGTGACCAGAGCAAATATAACTCCCAAGGACGCGCCCTGTTGCGCCCCTGCCATGGCTGATCTAAGGTAACACGACAATCGACAATGAAAGACGTCGGATTTCTGATGTTATGTATGTCCGGTGTCCCCAAACCGTCTCAGCAGTCAGTTATAACATCTGATCATATGTGCGCCCTAATTTTGAATTACTTGCGAAGTATTGTGCAGACAGCCAGCACATAGGCGAAAGGAACATCTAACGGGGTCTAAGGAAGCCAAATCGTTACAGATCACCACATCGATGCGGTATGTGCGGCCTGGCTCTTCGCCCTTGGGCATATCATATAAGGGGGAACAACTTTTACAGTCGAAATGCTCAGAAGAGCGACGATACAAAAGCAGGAGTTCACGCACATACCTGACTCCTCATCGACAATAACTTTAGCAATCGACCACTTAAAATTCAGTCACTGCTGGCCATGTCTCATTATTACAGTTACCTCCAGATCaggggaggaggagcggCTGCACCAACGGAGGAAGACGCTGCAGCGCTCTTTGCTCCTGAAAGGGTGCGTAGCTGCTCACAAGTGATGGAGATTTAAGAATGTGTATTTCGAAAGAGGATGGGATCGGCTAATCTTGTCCCACAGACTTTTTCTTTGGGTTGCATGTTCGCCCAACCTATTGTGGACACCTTCATGGCGTGAGCGAAATTGAAACCACATTAGTCTTTGATAACAAGCTTATTTTGTTTTCTCTTCAGTGGAATAATGTTTATGCAGGTCATCACCTACTTCACATATCAGAGAAATGACAAATGGTGGACTAAGTGCATAGTTATTTTTGCCTCCATAATATCAATCATTATGACTGTCTACTTGTGGTTTTTTGCACAGTATCTTTTTGTTCAGGTGAGAGCAACGCAACATAACCAACAAACAAGTCTCTAACTAGAATTCACAGAATTTCGGTCTCTTTTCACCGTTTCTAGAAACCGACATGCTCGCTTGGTTTCCAATACTCGATGCCATCTGTTCAAGCGGCGTTCAGTCGTATTTCGCATATCGTGCGTATTTGTTGAACAGACGGAATATCTTTATCCCTATTGTTATCCTGGTAGGTGTTACTCCTAATATATCAATCAGTGAACTTTGTAGATGGCCAATTCTGACAGTATCAATAGCTTTTTATCCTTACATCATTCGCGGCTACGATAGCAGTAAAAGTAATTTTTGGTAATGCCGATTCTCTTATGGAAGCTGAAAAGGTCCGAATTCGTAAGTAGGAAGGTTTAAATCATATCTGCATAGTGTCGACAGGAAAAGACTGACTGAATTCCACACAGCTGAATTGAGTGAGGAAGCTTAGCACCCAAGTCCTGGCGTGCAATGTATTGATATGAAAGTAAACAGTCTGGTTGGCATCTATCATGACGGCCGATATCATTATCACTTTATTAATCCTTCACGGTTTACTCCGGTCAAAAACTGGATGGGCACAAACTGACAAGGTAAATACGATTATATGATCTGGGCATAATTTCTGAACATTGCCTTTTCATATAGGCCGTTGTCCGACTGATCCGTATTACATTTGAATCTCAAATCCCGCCTACAATCCTTGCCATAACTTTCATGATTGAATTCGTTCAGACACCGGCGTCTCTACTGGGCTCTACTCTACAAGGGATCCAATCAAAACTTTATACTGTCGGACTGATGTATTCTCTGAACTCCCGAGTATCCTTCAAATCCGCAAACAAAAATGGTTTCAATCCTGTACGTATGTGGGTGGACGTGGGACACTTCAGAGATGACAAGTTGCTAAAGTTTCCAAGGGCCAAATTTTCGCAATGACTGGTCGGAGGGACAATGTGACAAATGATATTCATGTGGATGTGGAGACCTATGTTCATGTACGTCCACTATCTCGGTCGTCACCATTGGACATTGTCGTTCCACTGACGATGTCAAACGCACAATTAGGACATACACTTCAGCGATGATGTCCGAGACAAGAAGAACCATGAAGACAACGGATCCTTATCTGATATTCAGGACCATAGATCTCTAGGATTCAACCGCCAATCCCATTTGACTGAGCCTAGACACGCCGCCTAGAAGAACGAAGTGTAATGAGATTGCTCGCCAAAGGTCTGCTGTAGCAGATCCTAGGGGCAGCACAGAAGTACTTCGTCAGCATGAAAACACAGACACATGTATTGCGTAATATGCCACCATGGCCGGTCATGATCATTCAACCGTTGTGTGACGACGCTGAGATCCGACCCCGTTCCACTTCCTGCAATGAATAATTGGCTCCTAAGACTTGTAGTTTGTTGGTAATTCAACAGGCTGCGCAATCACAATTTACCGCAAGAGATAATGCTTTGATGTACAGTATGCATAGACAGTGCTTACTGTTAGTGGACGAGAAAAGCTGATCCTGATGAGATAGATCGCATTGACAAGAAGGACGGGTGCTTCGCTCGTTCTTAGAAACCATTAGAGAAGTAACGACCAACGGCAGACTAATGAGTTTTTGTTATTTATATTCATCTGTACATGTTACACTTCTACCGACATTACCAGTATTTATCTTGCAAGAAAGCAAAGTGCCACGCGCATCGGCACTTCGGGGATTAGACTATTGGTTAACTGTGGCTTCGCTGACGCCCGGTCGCGTACTCGTCTAGGCTCGCCCACCATCTATCTTAATTCCACTGAGCAATCTTTCTTTTGAGTCATTCGTCATACATCATCGACTCTCTGATCATTTTTGGCGTCATCGTCGTGAAATTGATACCTCATACTACCGTCCTCAGCGTTTCATCCCAACAGTTACAATTCTCAAATTCTGAAACAGTCGTTGACGGCGGAATAATTGTTGAACTATGTCAGGTGGACGTAGTATGGTACGTTTTCTAATTATTCAGTAGTGGCAATTCAGTCGCGCTGTTGGTTGCGCTCACACACATCCATTAGGCTCGTGTCTACGCCAACGTGAATGAGAAGCTTGGAAGGTCATGGTGGGACTATGGTCAGTGATTTCGTGCGCTTAGACGTATCGCGACTAGACGAGTTAACGGTTGCGTCTCAGATAATCTAGTTGTTCAATGGGGAGTCCAAGATAATTACGAGATCGTAAGGAAGGTTGGGCGAGGAAAGTATTCCGAAGTAAGCACCTAAGGCTCTAGCAGAAAAACCTCGTTTACTGAATGAATGGGGTTGAAAGGTCTTTGAATCTATCCATCTCCCCACCGACTCCAAGTGTATTGTCAAGGTCTTAAAGCCCGttaagaagaagaagatcaagcGAGAAATAAAAATACTGCAGAATTTGGCTGGTGGACCTAATGTGGTGGGACTGTTGGACGTTGTTAGAGACAGCCAGTCGAAGACGCCTTCCATTGTTACGGAATATGTTAATGTGAGTCTTTAAACGTCTTTTCTCGTGGACGACTAGACACCTTAGTTCAGCAGCACATAAGGCTGACACAGTTATCAGAACACCGAATTCAAGACACTTTACCCCAAATTTTCAGATTTCGATGTGCGATACTACATCTTTGAGCTTCTCAAAGCCTTGGATTTCTGTCATTCTAAGGGCATCATGCACCGCGATGTTAAGCCCCATAACGTCATGATTGACCACGAGAAGCGGACGGTGAGTCGGATAATTATTCAATAATCCATCCCTGGACTGAACATGGTGACAGTTACGGCTGATTGATTGGGGACTTGCGGAGTTTTACCACCCCGGCACGGAATACAACGTGCGTGTGGCTTCCAGGTACTTCAAAGGACCGGAGCTGTTGGTCGACTTTCAAGAATACGATTACAGTTTGGATATGTGGAGTCTAGGGTGCATGTTCGCTAGCATGGTAAGTATATGATTGTAGTGCATAATAGGAGTCAACTCATCAATAAATTTCTAGATTTTCCGAAAAGAACCGTTCTTTCACGGTCATGACAACGCTGATCAACTGGTCAAAATCGCGAAAGTCCTCGGCACAGATGAGCTTTATACTTAGTGTGTCCGCACTTCCTCAGTGTCACTCCTTTTTTTACTGATTGTGCATTCTAGTCTTGAGAGATACGATATTGATCTTGATGCTCAGTTTGACGATATATTAGGGCGCTATCCTCGAAAGCCCTGGTCCCGATTCGTCTCATCTGAAAACCAGCGTTATATCTCCAGCGAGGCCATAGATTTTCTGGATAAGCTATTAAGGTACGACCACCAGGAAAGATTAACAGCTGAGGAGGCCAAGGGACACCCATACTTTGGTGAGCCGACGTCATCGATCGCAAAAAGTCTAAGCTCATGTTTGCGATGCAGAGCCCGTGCGACAAGCTGCCACTCAAGCTTCCGCCTCTCAATTATGAGCGAAAGATTCCAGTACTTTCATTAATGGGAGTTGGGTCAGAATCTGAGCTATGGGCTACGCGTAGCATGCAGCATAGCGTTCGTAATGGACAGCATATAATGGACGTTTATGATGCTGCAGCGGGATGGTGCTTGGTAGAACAAGCCAGTCGAATTGTCACTGAACAGGCCATGAAACTGACGATTCATTGCTCGAATAATGTCACGTAGATTGCTGGGCCGATAGTTTAAGATCCACAACAGCCCCTATTATCTAGCCATTTTTCTGGCAGTTGAAACTTAAACTATTATCTCTTGGTATACCTCCCCTGATAAGGCGAGTGTGCCAGCGTCCTTGACTTGCCATATATACTTGGATGATGCTGGTCAGTAATGCGCCCATGTTCGCCAGTGGACGGTGATTGCAGCAGAAGCATAACTGCGGGCTATAGGCCGACCACAAATaggttttttttttttcacAAATCTCATCGGAAGCTGTGCCGCCAGGGGGGAGGGCAGGCACAGACAGGAAACTCAGGGCTCAGCATCTTCAGAACGCAGGCACCCTTTGCATAATCTTGATAAAGTCTGAGTAGACGAATTTGGATTTGGGCGAACTCTCAGTCTGCAATTAGTAACAGAGCTTGATTAACAGTTTTACGGCCCGATTTATTCAAATAAAAAATGGGATCGGGCGCAAGTCGCGTCTGAACTTACATTCCAGCGTTAGCCTATGTGGACACTTTCAGTGCTTTAACTAGTCCGATTTCCCACCCCGTGTTCCTTCTcatttctcttcctttcaGCCCGCTCTGTTTCTGTTCAGCCACAGGTCGAGTTACTCGACCCCTTTGGAAAGACTTGAAGAATGGCTTACGCTTATCCGTCTGTCGATCCTCTGGCGGAAGCGTCATCTACCTCCTTGGAAATCAGATCATCCAAAGACCCCTCTCGAAAGAGCTCGGATGGTCTGACAGATGTTTTCAGCGAGTTCAAGGTATGTACATGGTCTATTCATCCTGCTCCTGGCTATCCGTATTGTGCTATAATCTAGTAATGGTTACAGGGATAAAGTACTGATGGTAATCTGCTTCGTTCATTAGCGCAAGATTTACGAGGATGAAATTTATATCAATTTCTTGCAGGAACGGTAAGTGAATGTCTTTATGAAGCTGAAAATATATTGAAACTCGGCCAGTGTACGCCTTGAGAATGAATACATTGGCGGTCTTCAAAGGTTATATGATCGAACAGTAGCTATCGATTCATTACATGACGAGTCAGTTCAATTTCCGACTCGGCATGTTGTGTTACCTTTTGACAGTAATATTGCAGAGATCCACCGCCTAAGAGATCAGAAAAGCCTACATCTCGAAGGGCTTGGAGTGAAGTTCGAGATTATACATTGCGCGAAATTCAGGCGCGCGAGGCCATGAAAGGAGCtttggaagaggatgtTATCAAGGAGCTAATCAAGCTCAAGGTGAGCCTATTTGTCAACGTTTGAATATGCCATGCTCACGAGGCGACTCCTTTCCAGGATGTGCAACTAAAAATAAGAAATTCTTTGAAAGGGAACATCAAGCTTGCTGAGCATGTAAGTAAGACGTTTTTGATCAAATATGTAGCTCATCGTCCTCGTTAGATGTATGAAGATCATGCGAAGCATCAGCTCCCAAAGCTGAAGAAGGCCTACTTTCAGAAATCTCAACTCTTGGAAGACCACAGACGGCAAGAAATTGCCATAGCCACTCAGGCACGTCTGTTATCCAGcccttctccaccttcGCCTACTTCTACACCCCTGCAAGAGCATCCCTTTTCTGTCGTCACAGGCACCTCATATGCCTTGCCCTCAACAGTCACCGTACCCCTCCCTCCTGTGAACAATCCAGCGGTTTCGTCAGCTTCGAAAGTATTGACACAGGAAGCCACTTCTGATATGTCTGTGCCGTCCTTGAACAAAGACCGTGAGAAGGAAACGAAATTCGGCAACAGACTCCGAGCAGAGTCAAGTTCGGGGTTGGAAAGCAAGTCGCGAGATGTACTGAATGACATTGCAGCTCATGGGAAAAAGGGGTTCTCTGCTTTTATGCAAAGGCTGGGAGGTGACAAGGATAGGGAACGGGAGAAGGATGATCTACAGATAATTTCTCATGGAGTGGAAAGCGAAGGACTTCAAAGGAGGGGCACCACAGGAAGCGCTAACCCCAAAGTTCAAATGGCAATCCGGGGCGTTAAGGCAAAGCGAGAAGCTGATGAGGCTGGTGAGTAATGACCTCATTTTTGCACCATACTGTCGGAGAAGACCTGTTGACAGCAGCGACCATTAACAGACAGAGCATATCGCATGGGTATCTTTCACCTCGAGTCCCTGCGGCTTAGAAGAGAGAAACTTCACAGCTCCGCAATAACTCATCTTGAGGAATTTAATGACGAATTGAGCAATAAACTTCGGCGAGCTATGATGTCGTATATTGACATCATGCACAGTACAGCAATGACCAGCGCGCAGGCAACTGAAGTAGCTCGAGCAGCTATCGATACCATTGATGCCGATCACGACAGTGAGTGCTCTGGATTTGTAGTACTTAGCTGCGCCATGGAGGATTTCGAGCTGACCCCAACTAGTGATGCTTTTCCGTAAAAGATTACTTGCCGCGACTAGCAATACCACTAAAATGCCTGTACCGTACGAGAACTTCTATGTAAGTATAATTTGGTGGCCCAAGCAGGCTATTCTGACTATATTTAAGGTTGGACCTTGCAGATCTCTTATCTTTGGGGTCAGTCTTACCGATTATGACTTTGCTCGAGGCGATGGGAACGACCATGGATCGCCCCCGATGATTATTGAGAAGTGTATCGCAGCAATTGATGCGCGTGGTTTGGAAGCAGAGGGTATTTATCGAGTCAATGGGAGACACACAGGAGTTCAGAAAATGGTCCAAGACATAGAGAAGGATGAGACGCAATTTGAGTTTGGGGAAAAGGACGACATCTTCAGCATCGCGAGCGTCTTAAAACAATGTAAGCTAGTACTGGTGTGGCAATATGGGTGTACTGATGAAGGGTTGAAAGACCTCAGGGAATTGCCTGAACCAGTTTTCAATTTGCCACTCGTCGAGAGAGTGAAATACAGCAAACACCGAGGTACGCCTGACTAATTGAGGTTGCCGTTCAACCATAATTGACGAATCATCTTCAGAGCTGCATATCAATAATAATTTCAATGCCCTTAGGGGCCGCCTCCGACGCCTTCCTCCTATTCATCAGACAACGTTCCAAACCATTCTTGAACACTTATCAAGAGTCCATGAAAGGCGTGAAAACAATAAAATGGACGCAAAAGTACGTCCAATCATTAGCCGTTAATAGGGATTTTGCTAAATAATGTCCGCCACAGAATCTTGCGGTGCTTTTTAGTATGTTGATTTTCAACTGTCTGGAAAATAATAGTAACGCTGCATAGGTTCTGTTCTTTTTGGGCAGGAGCAGGCGCCAACCGATGGTAATGTTCTGATGATTAATACAGAAGCGGTGAGTATTACTTGACAATCCACTTAGAAACCGCTCATTAGCAATTATTAGGATACCGTACTTGAGGACTTGATTACGTACTCGAATCTGGTGAGCTGGAAGCAACTGAAATCAAACATATTTTAGCAGTTGCTGACCTTTGCATTAAGCTCTTCTGTGGAGTTGAGTCTCCGGAGACGTCACATATAATGCCTTCTGGCTTAACTTTCTCCAGTGGCGTCATTGCCGAGATTTCTGCCAGTGATGGTTCTCAGCCTGGCAGTTCCCATACTAAGATCAAGATTTCACAGCAAGAGACGAGACCTCAGAGACTCGTTGATCACTCCGCCCAAGTTAATGACAAAGATCAGGGGGCCACTGATGAGGTCGGTAGTGACCGACCGAGTACGCCACAGGGTAACGAAAGTGTTCAGACTTTTCCGGAGCATTTCCGATCAGATAGAAACCTGGACCCGATATTCTAGCTTTATTAGCGTTGTTGTACATAATAATGTAGAACTCGGGAATCAACTTGTCAAGCGCAAAAATTAAGCATATTGTGAAGAAAGCCTCTTCGTTCTCCTTTTTCATATTTCccaatcttcttccttcctacTTCCCGCTTCACCTTCGGCTGCAACGGATACTTGTCCTCTCAATCTTCATCGGATATGTATGAAATCTTTATTGATGAAGACAGCCCGTCGCTAAATGCATCGTGCAGCATAAACGgcctctcttcttccatcgACTCTTACCGGC includes the following:
- a CDS encoding glucosamine 6-phosphate N-acetyltransferase, putative (Similar to TIGR gene model, INSD accession AAW44278.1) translates to MAYAYPSVDPLAEASSTSLEIRSSKDPSRKSSDGLTDVFSEFKRKIYEDEIYINFLQERVRLENEYIGGLQRLYDRTVAIDSLHDEDPPPKRSEKPTSRRAWSEVRDYTLREIQAREAMKGALEEDVIKELIKLKDVQLKIRNSLKGNIKLAEHMYEDHAKHQLPKLKKAYFQKSQLLEDHRRQEIAIATQARLLSSPSPPSPTSTPLQEHPFSVVTGTSYALPSTVTVPLPPVNNPAVSSASKVLTQEATSDISGLESKSRDVLNDIAAHGKKGFSAFMQRLGGDKDREREKDDLQIISHGVESEGLQRRGTTGSANPKVQMAIRGVKAKREADEADRAYRMGIFHLESLRLRREKLHSSAITHLEEFNDELSNKLRRAMMSYIDIMHSTAMTSAQATEVARAAIDTIDADHDMMLFRKRLLAATSNTTKMPVPYENFYVGPCRSLIFGVSLTDYDFARGDGNDHGSPPMIIEKCIAAIDARGLEAEGIYRVNGRHTGVQKMVQDIEKDETQFEFGEKDDIFSIASVLKQYLRELPEPVFNLPLVERVKYSKHRELHINNNFNALRGRLRRLPPIHQTTFQTILEHLSRVHERRENNKMDAKNLAVLFSSVLFGQEQAPTDGNVLMINTEADTVLEDLITYSNLLFCGVESPETSHIMPSGLTFSSGVIAEISASDGSQPGSSHTKIKISQQETRPQRLVDHSAQVNDKDQGATDEVGSDRPSTPQGNESVQTFPEHFRSDRNLDPIF
- a CDS encoding Casein kinase II, alpha chain, putative (Similar to TIGR gene model, INSD accession AAW44293.1), which produces MSGGRSMARVYANVNEKLGRSWWDYDNLVVQWGVQDNYEIVRKVGRGKYSEVFESIHLPTDSKCIVKVLKPVKKKKIKREIKILQNLAGGPNVVGLLDVVRDSQSKTPSIVTEYVNNTEFKTLYPKFSDFDVRYYIFELLKALDFCHSKGIMHRDVKPHNVMIDHEKRTLRLIDWGLAEFYHPGTEYNVRVASRYFKGPELLVDFQEYDYSLDMWSLGCMFASMIFRKEPFFHGHDNADQLVKIAKVLGTDELYTYLERYDIDLDAQFDDILGRYPRKPWSRFVSSENQRYISSEAIDFLDKLLRYDHQERLTAEEAKGHPYFEPVRQAATQASASQL
- a CDS encoding Hypothetical Protein (Similar to TIGR gene model, INSD accession AAW44292.1), whose protein sequence is MSHYYSYLQIRGGGAAAPTEEDAAALFAPERTFSLGCMFAQPIVDTFMAGIMFMQVITYFTYQRNDKWWTKCIVIFASIISIIMTVYLWFFAQYLFVQNFGLFSPFLETDMLAWFPILDAICSSGVQSYFAYRAYLLNRRNIFIPIVILLFILTSFAATIAVKVIFGNADSLMEAEKVRIPELIWLASIMTADIIITLLILHGLLRSKTGWAQTDKAVVRLIRITFESQIPPTILAITFMIEFVQTPASLLGSTLQGIQSKLYTVGLMYSLNSRVSFKSANKNGFNPGQIFAMTGRRDNVTNDIHVDVETYVHDIHFSDDVRDKKNHEDNGSLSDIQDHRSLGFNRQSHLTEPRHAA